In Zingiber officinale cultivar Zhangliang chromosome 8B, Zo_v1.1, whole genome shotgun sequence, a single genomic region encodes these proteins:
- the LOC122017778 gene encoding pentatricopeptide repeat-containing protein At3g13880-like, translating to MRPAHPTHTRLRKVSKHVFFYRLPKQHFNSFPTQQQIPLQPRLSQAMYSDLLISATQSQSLLHGKEVHSHITKQCFVPCLFLQNTILNMYCKCKEMVLAQRLFDTLPRRDSVSWNSLISGYFQVGLCCKSLDVFCKARGTGAKLDRFTYASALNVCSRTEDLKTGKVIHAMILVNGSRHVFLTNSLIDMYSKCGKIGEARLVFASSTQVDDVSWNSLISAYVRIGWDEETLRTFAQIHRLGIQMNPFALGSVLKSCSNISNAVELGKMIHGCITKVGLDSNVFLGSALIDLYSKNGLLDEALEVFKSLSDPNVVVFNSMIAGFSRSEMDRDKVEVEAVRLFSEMLRRGIRPSKFTLSGMVKACSLIADFEVGRQIHGQILKNSLQYDEFIGSALIEMYTDSGSIEDGFKCFNSVPKQDIVTWTSMISGCVRTEQFERALRLFHDLLSNGIKPDHFTLSCLMSVCANLAVARSGEQIQCYAVKAGFSWFAVMNNSQIFMYARSGNIDAAKTTFQEMENRDVVSWSAMISSHAQHGCATDALMLFKEMEDCPIVPNHVTFLGVLSACSHGGLVEEGLRYYESMKIDYNLDPNARHCSCIVDLLGRAGRLVDAEKFILDSGFHDDHALWMALLGSCRIHKHIAMATSAAKRIMELDPHSSSPYVILYNMYLDSGRKFFAMKTRNLMKERGVKKEPGLSWIEIGASVHSFVAGDNSHPESPAIYEKLEEMLSKIKKIVPNNQCEAFVNHHSEKLAVAFGMMHLPALAPICVMKNLRVCMDCHTSMKMFSMSEKREIVLRDPFRFHHFRDGCCSCGDYW from the coding sequence ATGAGACCTGCGCATCCTACTCATACACGCCTAAGAAAAGTTTCGAAGCATGTCTTCTTCTACAGATTACCCAAAcagcacttcaactccttcccaACGCAACAGCAAATTCCTCTCCAACCCAGACTATCTCAGGCTATGTACTCAGATCTCCTTATTTCTGCTACACAATCGCAATCTTTGCTCCATGGGAAAGAAGTGCATTCGCACATCACCAAGCAGTGCTTTGTTCCTTGTCTGTTCTTGCAAAATACAATCCTGAACATGTACTGCAAATGCAAAGAAATGGTACTTGCCCAACGGCTGTTCGATACATTGCCTAGAAGAGATAGTgtctcttggaattcactcatCTCTGGGTATTTTCAAGTTGGTCTCTGTTGTAAATCCTTGGATGTGTTTTGTAAGGCAAGAGGTACAGGAGCAAAGCTGGATCGTTTCACCTATGCCAGTGCACTAAATGTGTGTTCTAGAACTGAGGATTTGAAGACAGGGAAAGTGATTCACGCGATGATTCTAGTCAATGGATCCCGACATGTTTTCTTGACTAACTCACTCATTGACATGTATTCAAAATGTGGCAAAATTGGTGAAGCGAGGCTGGTTTTTGCTAGTTCAACTCAAGTGGATGATGTTTCTTGGAATTCTTTGATTTCTGCTTATGTTCGAATTGGTTGGGATGAGGAGACATTGAGGACGTTTGCTCAGATACATCGGTTGGGAATACAGATGAATCCTTTTGCTCTAGGTAGTGTGCTCAAGTCTTGTTCAAACATCAGCAATGCTGTGGAACTTGGGAAGATGATTCATGGATGCATAACTAAAGTTGGTTTGGACTCCAATGTGTTTTTGGGCAGTGCACTCATAGACTTGTATTCAAAGAATGGCTTGTTGGATGAAGCACTTGAGGTGTTTAAGTCGTTATCTGATCCTAATGTCGTCGTCTTCAATTCCATGATTGCTGGGTTTTCAAGGTCAGAGATGGATAGAGATAAAGTTGAAGTTGAAGCAGTAAGACTCTTCTCCGAGATGCTAAGGCGAGGAATTAGGCCTTCAAAATTCACATTGTCGGGCATGGTGAAAGCATGTAGCTTAATTGCTGATTTTGAGGTGGGAAGGCAAATACATGGACAGATACTCAAGAACAGTCTCCAATATGATGAGTTCATTGGAAGTGCACTAATTGAGATGTACACTGACTCAGGTTCCATCGAGGATGGATTCAAATGCTTCAATTCTGTACCTAAGCAAGACATTGTCACTTGGACTTCCATGATCTCTGGATGTGTTCGAACTGAACAATTCGAAAGGGCACTGAGATTGTTCCACGACTTGCTGAGCAATGGCATAAAGCCTGATCACTTCACTTTATCATGCTTAATGAGTGTCTGTGCTAATCTAGCAGTGGCAAGGTCCGGTGAGCAAATCCAGTGTTATGCTGTTAAAGCTGGATTCAGTTGGTTCGCCGTCATGAATAACTCCCAGATCTTCATGTATGCTAGATCCGGAAATATTGATGCTGCTAAAACCACATTTCAGGAGATGGAGAATCGTGATGTAGTGTCTTGGTCTGCTATGATTTCGAGTCATGCACAACATGGTTGCGCAACAGATGCCCTGATGCTTTTCAAGGAGATGGAGGACTGCCCAATTGTGCCAAACCATGTCACTTTTCTTGGTGTTCTTTCTGCTTGTAGCCATGGAGGACTGGTCGAAGAGGGTCTTCGATACTACGAAAGCATGAAAATCGATTATAATTTGGATCCAAATGCAAGACACTGCTCTTGTATAGTTGACCTCCTTGGACGGGCAGGAAGATTGGTCGATGCTGAGAAGTTTATCCTGGACTCGGGATTTCATGATGACCACGCATTATGGATGGCTCTTCTAGGTTCATGTCGCATTCACAAGCACATTGCGATGGCAACTAGTGCCGCAAAACGAATAATGGAGCTCGATCCTCATTCCTCTAGCCCATATGTGATACTTTACAATATGTACCTCGATTCTGGGAGGAAATTCTTTGCCATGAAgactcggaatttgatgaaagaAAGAGGTGTGAAGAAGGAACCAGGTCTTAGTTGGATTGAGATTGGCGCATCTGTCCATTCTTTTGTTGCAGGTGATAATTCTCACCCCGAGAGTCCTGCAATATACGAGAAACTAGAAGAAATGCTATCCAAGATCAAGAAGATAGTTCCTAACAACCAGTGTGAAGCTTTTGTGAATCATCACAGCGAGAAGTTGGCAGTAGCATTTGGAATGATGCATCTACCTGCACTGGCACCAATTTGTGTTATGAAAAACTTGAGGGTGTGCATGGACTGCCACACTTCGATGAAGATGTTCTCGATGAGtgaaaagagggagattgttctAAGAGATCCATTCCGGTTTCATCATTTTAGAGATGGTTGCTGTTCTTGTGGGGACTATTGGTGA
- the LOC122014595 gene encoding uncharacterized protein LOC122014595 isoform X2 — MEEKKMDLEAPLLSVRRFSAGPSASPTLLPEEEGEARPPPPRRASLPYYKSDLKSGPVRVPGVVPFVWEQTPGLPKNGARSAVDSGGKVMKVPKLPPGRIQNGKGGNSFRDALAPAVKVGSSVRTRKAVTFAPDAGTANSYESSEDVPKIVVDERVEKIEKENKVENADRIEMPVKTENMEEIEVEETVESEERIEKAEKVEKKLEKQPVSASENHNKEDNVEEDAFSDALDTLSRSESFFMNCSVSGISGIPDVAKFSGNFLKDPELRDFMIERFLPAAQAMSSDSPHYTFKKSAAPPRAATKLLERVETSDPAKRPPIPLQKNYAYPEQYAKELEEEDTYDEDNEDGEDEECYDDTGHFPSKGCGLLPQFCLKSSFCLLNPVPGMKVRGRHLPSARGKSGSPQIKNVYPISLVQVEELSWEAVYGKKLGLEHSPQKEVIGKLSESDTLTADCSSAFGNSVATGGTTPDKNDGHPSTVHERKDSVGILSRESNCSKIDGSDAGEKSSGSYREINHSNQIGSESMSSLLDKTLRVDSGNRPGSSDSKASSFYAVSDTRSMMSSGEIGIDSWSRESIVAGADKKNALQPEVTKVSMPISLFPSKRLNNGNMDVDDNRNRGNDSEPLHLKSGINPLLSLLPPPLPKSPSESWLSRTLPSVSSKNPTPQSLLGIQLQNRKQTVQTPSNDVKQETNIRPSRSRRRQIRFAEVV; from the exons atggaggagaagaagatggaTCTCGAAGCACCGCTGCTGTCCGTTCGGAGATTCTCGGCGGGGCCGTCGGCTTCTCCGACGCTGCTACCGGAGGAGGAGGGCGAGGCGCGGCCTCCGCCGCCAAGGAGGGCATCGCTTCCGTACTACAAGTCGGATTTGAAATCGGGCCCAGTGCGTGTTCCAGGGGTCGTCCCGTTCGTATGGGAGCAGACTCCGGGGTTGCCTAAGAACGGGGCGCGATCGGCCGTGGACAGCGGTGGGAAGGTGATGAAGGTCCCCAAGCTTCCGCCTGGAAGGATCCAGAACGGCAAGGGGGGAAACTCGTTTCGGGATGCCTTGGCTCCGGCTGTGAAGGTTGGCAGCAGTGTGCGGACTCGTAAAGCTGTGACCTTTGCGCCCGATGCTGGAACTGCCAATTCTTACGAGTCTTCTGAGGACGTGCCTAAGATTGTCGTGGATGAGAGGGTAGAGAAGATTGAGAAGGAAAATAAGGTAGAAAATGCCGATAGGATTGAGATGCCAGTGAAGACAGAGAATATGGAAGAGATTGAGGTGGAGGAAACGGTTGAAAGTGAAGAGAGGATTGAGAAAGCTGAGAAGGTAGAGAAAAAGCTAGAAAAGCAGCCCGTTTCAGCCTCAGAGAATCATAATAAAGAAGACAATGTTGAAGAAGACGCCTTCTCTGATGCGCTTGATACACTATCACGATCGGAGTCATTCTTCATGAATTGTAGTGTCAGTGGCATTAGTGGAATCCCAGATGTGGCCAAGTTCTCGGGCAACTTTCTCAAGGATCCCGAGCTCAGGGATTTCATGATAGAGAGGTTCTTGCCTGCTGCACAGGCAATGTCTTCCGATTCACCCCATTATACCTTTAAAAAATCAGCTGCACCTCCACGAGCGGCTACGAAGCTTCTTGAGAGGGTTGAAACTAGTGATCCTGCCAAGAGGCCACCTATTCCCCTCCAGAAAAATTATGCTTATCCCGAACAGTATGCTAAGGAGTTggaggaagaggatacctatgaTGAAGACAATGAAGACGGTGAAGATGAGGAGTGCTATGATGATACTGGCCATTTTCCTTCTAAAGGTTGTGGATTGCTTCCTCAATTTTGTTTGAAGAGTTCATTCTGCCTTCTAAATCCAGTCCCAGGGATGAAAGTTCGAGGAAGACACTTGCCTTCAGCAAGGGGAAAGTCTGGAAGCCCACAGATCAAGAATGTATATCCAATATCTCTTGTTCAAGTTGAAGAG CTCTCATGGGAAGCTGTTTATGGAAAAAAATTGGGTCTGGAACATTCTCCCCAGAAAGAAGTGATAGGTAAATTGAGTGAATCTGATACTCTTACAGCTGATTGTTCATCTGCATTTGGTAATTCAGTGGCTACCGGAGGTACAACCCCTGATAAAAATGATGGCCATCCATCAACTGTTCATGAAAGGAAGGATTCTGTTGGAATTCTAAGCAGAGAAAGCAATTGTAGTAAGATTGATGGTTCTGATGCTGGCGAGAAAAGCAGCGGAAGCTACAGGGAAATAAATCACAGCAACCAAATAGGTTCAGAGTCCATGAGCTCTTTATTGGACAAAACTCTGCGTGTAGATTCAGGTAATAGACCAGGATCTTCGGACTCAAAGGCTAGTTCCTTCTATGCTGTCAGTGATACTAGAAGTATGATGAGTTCTGGTGAGATTGGTATAGATAGTTGGAGTAGAGAAAGTATAGTTGCTGGAGCtgataaaaaaaatgcattgCAACCAGAAGTCACCAAAGTTTCTATGCCCATTTCACTCTTCCCttcaaaaagattaaataatgGGAATATGGATGTTGATGATAATAGAAATCGTGGCAATGATAGTGAGCCATTGCATTTGAAGAGCGGCATTAATCCTTTGCTGTCACTGCTGCCTCCACCATTGCCGAAATCACCATCAGAGTCTTGGCTTTCTAGAACTTTGCCTTCTGTCTCATCAAAAAATCCAACTCCACAGTCATTATTAGGCATTCAACTTCAGAATAGGAAACAAACTGTGCAAACACCCTCTAATGACGTGAAACAAGAAACAAATATCAGGCCTTCAAGATCACGACGTCGACAGATTCGATTTGCTGAG GTGGTTTGA
- the LOC122014595 gene encoding uncharacterized protein LOC122014595 isoform X1: protein MEEKKMDLEAPLLSVRRFSAGPSASPTLLPEEEGEARPPPPRRASLPYYKSDLKSGPVRVPGVVPFVWEQTPGLPKNGARSAVDSGGKVMKVPKLPPGRIQNGKGGNSFRDALAPAVKVGSSVRTRKAVTFAPDAGTANSYESSEDVPKIVVDERVEKIEKENKVENADRIEMPVKTENMEEIEVEETVESEERIEKAEKVEKKLEKQPVSASENHNKEDNVEEDAFSDALDTLSRSESFFMNCSVSGISGIPDVAKFSGNFLKDPELRDFMIERFLPAAQAMSSDSPHYTFKKSAAPPRAATKLLERVETSDPAKRPPIPLQKNYAYPEQYAKELEEEDTYDEDNEDGEDEECYDDTGHFPSKGCGLLPQFCLKSSFCLLNPVPGMKVRGRHLPSARGKSGSPQIKNVYPISLVQVEELSWEAVYGKKLGLEHSPQKEVIGKLSESDTLTADCSSAFGNSVATGGTTPDKNDGHPSTVHERKDSVGILSRESNCSKIDGSDAGEKSSGSYREINHSNQIGSESMSSLLDKTLRVDSGNRPGSSDSKASSFYAVSDTRSMMSSGEIGIDSWSRESIVAGADKKNALQPEVTKVSMPISLFPSKRLNNGNMDVDDNRNRGNDSEPLHLKSGINPLLSLLPPPLPKSPSESWLSRTLPSVSSKNPTPQSLLGIQLQNRKQTVQTPSNDVKQETNIRPSRSRRRQIRFAEVLSKPDSQI, encoded by the exons atggaggagaagaagatggaTCTCGAAGCACCGCTGCTGTCCGTTCGGAGATTCTCGGCGGGGCCGTCGGCTTCTCCGACGCTGCTACCGGAGGAGGAGGGCGAGGCGCGGCCTCCGCCGCCAAGGAGGGCATCGCTTCCGTACTACAAGTCGGATTTGAAATCGGGCCCAGTGCGTGTTCCAGGGGTCGTCCCGTTCGTATGGGAGCAGACTCCGGGGTTGCCTAAGAACGGGGCGCGATCGGCCGTGGACAGCGGTGGGAAGGTGATGAAGGTCCCCAAGCTTCCGCCTGGAAGGATCCAGAACGGCAAGGGGGGAAACTCGTTTCGGGATGCCTTGGCTCCGGCTGTGAAGGTTGGCAGCAGTGTGCGGACTCGTAAAGCTGTGACCTTTGCGCCCGATGCTGGAACTGCCAATTCTTACGAGTCTTCTGAGGACGTGCCTAAGATTGTCGTGGATGAGAGGGTAGAGAAGATTGAGAAGGAAAATAAGGTAGAAAATGCCGATAGGATTGAGATGCCAGTGAAGACAGAGAATATGGAAGAGATTGAGGTGGAGGAAACGGTTGAAAGTGAAGAGAGGATTGAGAAAGCTGAGAAGGTAGAGAAAAAGCTAGAAAAGCAGCCCGTTTCAGCCTCAGAGAATCATAATAAAGAAGACAATGTTGAAGAAGACGCCTTCTCTGATGCGCTTGATACACTATCACGATCGGAGTCATTCTTCATGAATTGTAGTGTCAGTGGCATTAGTGGAATCCCAGATGTGGCCAAGTTCTCGGGCAACTTTCTCAAGGATCCCGAGCTCAGGGATTTCATGATAGAGAGGTTCTTGCCTGCTGCACAGGCAATGTCTTCCGATTCACCCCATTATACCTTTAAAAAATCAGCTGCACCTCCACGAGCGGCTACGAAGCTTCTTGAGAGGGTTGAAACTAGTGATCCTGCCAAGAGGCCACCTATTCCCCTCCAGAAAAATTATGCTTATCCCGAACAGTATGCTAAGGAGTTggaggaagaggatacctatgaTGAAGACAATGAAGACGGTGAAGATGAGGAGTGCTATGATGATACTGGCCATTTTCCTTCTAAAGGTTGTGGATTGCTTCCTCAATTTTGTTTGAAGAGTTCATTCTGCCTTCTAAATCCAGTCCCAGGGATGAAAGTTCGAGGAAGACACTTGCCTTCAGCAAGGGGAAAGTCTGGAAGCCCACAGATCAAGAATGTATATCCAATATCTCTTGTTCAAGTTGAAGAG CTCTCATGGGAAGCTGTTTATGGAAAAAAATTGGGTCTGGAACATTCTCCCCAGAAAGAAGTGATAGGTAAATTGAGTGAATCTGATACTCTTACAGCTGATTGTTCATCTGCATTTGGTAATTCAGTGGCTACCGGAGGTACAACCCCTGATAAAAATGATGGCCATCCATCAACTGTTCATGAAAGGAAGGATTCTGTTGGAATTCTAAGCAGAGAAAGCAATTGTAGTAAGATTGATGGTTCTGATGCTGGCGAGAAAAGCAGCGGAAGCTACAGGGAAATAAATCACAGCAACCAAATAGGTTCAGAGTCCATGAGCTCTTTATTGGACAAAACTCTGCGTGTAGATTCAGGTAATAGACCAGGATCTTCGGACTCAAAGGCTAGTTCCTTCTATGCTGTCAGTGATACTAGAAGTATGATGAGTTCTGGTGAGATTGGTATAGATAGTTGGAGTAGAGAAAGTATAGTTGCTGGAGCtgataaaaaaaatgcattgCAACCAGAAGTCACCAAAGTTTCTATGCCCATTTCACTCTTCCCttcaaaaagattaaataatgGGAATATGGATGTTGATGATAATAGAAATCGTGGCAATGATAGTGAGCCATTGCATTTGAAGAGCGGCATTAATCCTTTGCTGTCACTGCTGCCTCCACCATTGCCGAAATCACCATCAGAGTCTTGGCTTTCTAGAACTTTGCCTTCTGTCTCATCAAAAAATCCAACTCCACAGTCATTATTAGGCATTCAACTTCAGAATAGGAAACAAACTGTGCAAACACCCTCTAATGACGTGAAACAAGAAACAAATATCAGGCCTTCAAGATCACGACGTCGACAGATTCGATTTGCTGAG GTGCTGTCAAAACCTGACTCACAAATATAA